A single Rattus norvegicus strain BN/NHsdMcwi chromosome 5, GRCr8, whole genome shotgun sequence DNA region contains:
- the LOC120103164 gene encoding interferon alpha-12-like, with protein sequence MAMVCAFLTILVVMSHWSTCCLGCNLPRTHNLTVLKQMSRQSPVSCLKDIQYFELPLEKVDAQQIQKSQAISVLETLTQQVLTLFESEESRAAWNETLRLSFCNYLYQQLKDLEACQNQQVGVQEVPLTQEPSWLAVREYFGRITMYLKQKKHSPCAWEVVRVEVGRALIYSDMFLAKLSEEKE encoded by the coding sequence ATGGCTATGGTTTGTGCATTCCTCACGATTCTGGTAGTTATGAGCCACTGGTCAACCTGCTGTCTAGGATGTAACCTGCCTCGCACTCATAACCTCACAGTCCTGAAACAAATGAGTCGACAGTCCCCTGTCTCCTGCCTGAAGGACATACAATACTTTGAACTCCCTTTGGAGAAGGTGGATGCCCAGCAGATCCAGAAGTCTCAAGCCATCTCCGTCTTGGAAACCCTGACTCAGCAGGTCCTGACCCTCTTCGAATCAGAGGAGTCACGTGCTGCTTGGAATGAAACCCTCCGATTGTCATTCTGCAATTACCTCTACCAGCAGCTCAAAGATCTTGAAGCCTGTCAGAATCAGCAGGTTGGAGTGCAGGAAGTTCCCTTGACCCAGGAACCCTCCTGGCTGGCTGTGAGGGAATACTTCGGCAGGATCACCATGTAcctgaaacagaagaaacacagccCCTGTGCCTGGGAAGTGGTTAGAGTAGAAGTCGGGAGAGCCCTGATTTATTCAGATATGTTCCTGGCAAAACTGAGTGAAGAGAAGGAATGA